In Limnohabitans sp. INBF002, one genomic interval encodes:
- a CDS encoding acetyl-CoA C-acyltransferase: MTSHADPIVIVSAARTPMGSFQGDFSALAAHDLGGAAIKAAVERAGISPELVTEVLFGNCLMAGQGQAPARQAAFKGGLPKSAGAVTLSKMCGSGMRAAMFAHDMLIAGTHDVLVAGGMESMTNAPYLMLKGRGGYRIGHDRIFDHMMLDGLEDAYEPGRSMGTFGEDCAAKYSFTRAEQDAFATASVQRAKAATESGAFATEITPVTVKTRSGETVVSIDEGPGKIKLDKITSLKPAFKKDGTITAASSSSINDGGAAMVLMRESTAKKLGCKPLARIVSHATHAQEPEWFATAPVGATQKALAKAGWKVEDVDLWEVNEAFAVVPMALMKELNVSHDKVNVNGGACALGHPIGASGARIMVTLIHALKARGLKKGLATLCIGGGEGTAVALEII; encoded by the coding sequence ATGACCTCACACGCAGACCCCATCGTCATCGTCAGCGCAGCACGCACCCCCATGGGCAGCTTTCAAGGCGACTTCTCTGCGCTTGCCGCGCACGACCTCGGTGGTGCCGCCATCAAGGCCGCGGTGGAGCGTGCAGGCATCAGCCCCGAGTTGGTGACTGAGGTCTTGTTTGGCAACTGTTTGATGGCCGGTCAAGGTCAAGCCCCTGCACGTCAAGCGGCGTTCAAAGGCGGTTTGCCCAAGTCTGCTGGCGCAGTGACCTTGTCCAAGATGTGTGGCTCAGGCATGCGCGCGGCGATGTTTGCGCACGACATGTTGATTGCTGGTACGCACGATGTGTTGGTCGCTGGCGGTATGGAGAGCATGACCAACGCGCCTTACCTGATGCTCAAAGGCCGTGGCGGTTACCGCATTGGCCACGACCGCATCTTTGACCACATGATGCTCGACGGCTTGGAAGACGCTTACGAACCTGGCCGCAGCATGGGCACCTTTGGTGAAGACTGCGCGGCCAAGTACAGCTTCACCCGCGCCGAGCAAGACGCGTTTGCCACTGCCAGCGTGCAGCGCGCCAAAGCCGCCACCGAGAGCGGTGCCTTCGCCACAGAAATCACCCCCGTCACAGTGAAGACCCGCTCAGGCGAAACCGTGGTGTCGATTGACGAGGGCCCAGGAAAAATCAAGCTCGACAAAATCACCTCGCTCAAGCCCGCGTTCAAAAAAGACGGCACCATCACCGCCGCCTCTAGCTCGTCTATCAACGACGGTGGCGCAGCCATGGTGTTGATGCGCGAAAGCACAGCCAAGAAATTGGGTTGCAAGCCACTGGCCCGCATCGTCAGCCACGCCACGCACGCGCAAGAGCCTGAATGGTTTGCCACAGCCCCTGTGGGCGCCACACAAAAAGCCTTGGCCAAAGCCGGCTGGAAAGTGGAAGACGTGGACCTGTGGGAAGTCAACGAAGCCTTCGCCGTGGTGCCCATGGCTTTGATGAAAGAACTCAACGTGTCGCACGACAAGGTCAACGTCAACGGCGGCGCCTGTGCTTTGGGTCACCCCATCGGTGCATCGGGTGCGCGCATCATGGTCACGCTGATTCACGCGCTCAAAGCACGCGGCCTGAAAAAAGGCTTGGCCACCTTGTGTATCGGTGGCGGCGAAGGCACGGCTGTCGCGCTCGAAATCATTTAA
- a CDS encoding cupredoxin family protein, whose protein sequence is MSFAQTHIATLFKYGGISFIAGAVNHGFFSESRSIWTAGFGVLFYLLGSWLDIRNDQARHVRWGDVLGFGLLSSIGLGFFTGGLQHFPDSPDRSLWVVPLGFVLSLLAMYFMDWRGQLRARALVSYGLISFAVVMAGSAAAWSVLQGAPASEHSHSHGEASAAPEHNHDAHSHDATAGDASMRTVTITMDDTMRFTPANWQATSGETVRIRVVNIGKVRHEFIIGTDAELKAHAQEMKKPSAHHHHADNALSLGAGESGELRWTFADAGVLHIACFEPGHYEAGMRGTISVLP, encoded by the coding sequence ATGAGCTTTGCCCAAACCCATATCGCCACCTTGTTCAAATACGGTGGCATCAGCTTCATTGCAGGGGCGGTGAACCATGGCTTTTTCAGCGAGTCGCGCTCGATCTGGACCGCCGGCTTTGGTGTGCTGTTTTATTTGTTGGGCTCATGGCTAGACATTCGCAACGACCAAGCACGCCATGTGCGCTGGGGCGATGTGCTGGGCTTTGGTTTGTTGTCGTCCATCGGCTTGGGGTTTTTCACCGGCGGGTTGCAGCACTTTCCTGATTCGCCAGACCGCAGCCTGTGGGTTGTGCCACTCGGTTTTGTATTGAGTTTGCTGGCCATGTACTTCATGGATTGGCGTGGCCAACTGCGCGCGCGTGCGCTGGTCAGTTACGGCTTAATTTCGTTTGCGGTTGTGATGGCAGGCTCTGCGGCTGCATGGTCTGTGTTGCAAGGGGCGCCCGCTTCTGAACACAGCCACTCGCACGGCGAAGCGAGTGCCGCCCCTGAGCACAACCACGATGCCCATTCACATGATGCGACGGCTGGCGATGCGTCAATGCGAACCGTCACCATCACCATGGATGACACCATGCGTTTCACGCCTGCCAACTGGCAAGCCACATCAGGTGAAACCGTGCGAATTCGTGTGGTGAACATTGGCAAGGTGCGCCACGAGTTCATCATCGGCACGGACGCCGAGTTGAAAGCCCATGCGCAGGAGATGAAAAAGCCAAGCGCCCATCACCACCATGCGGATAACGCACTCAGCTTAGGCGCTGGCGAGTCGGGCGAGCTGCGCTGGACTTTTGCTGATGCAGGTGTGTTGCACATTGCGTGCTTTGAACCCGGTCATTACGAAGCCGGTATGCGCGGCACGATTTCTGTTTTGCCCTGA
- a CDS encoding carboxyl transferase domain-containing protein: MTVLHSQLNPRSADFTANVAAMRTVVDDLKAHLEKIAVGGGEAARAKHTARGKLLPRDRVQMLLDPGTPFLEVAPLAALNMYNNDAPCAGLIAGIGRVSGVDCMIVCNDATVKGGTYYPLTVKKHLRAQEIAQQNNLPCIYLVDSGGANLPNQDEVFPDRDHFGRIFFNQANMSAQGIAQIAVVMGSCTAGGAYVPAMSDETIIVKNQGTIFLGGPPLVKAATGEVVTAEDLGGGDVHTRLSGVADHLAQNDVHALALARQTVKNLNAQKQPNIATHAPVQPKYDAQELYGVIPTDTRKPFDVREIIARIVDGSEFDEFKARFGTTLVCGFARIEGMPVGIIANNGILFSESALKGAHFIELCCQRKIPLVFLQNITGFMVGRKYENEGIARNGAKMVTAVATAAVPKFTIIIGGSFGAGNYGMCGRAYSPRFLWMWPNARISVMGGEQAASVLATVKRDGIEGKGGQWSAEEEQAFKDPIRQQYEEQGHPYFATARLWDDGVIDPADTRRVLALGLSASLNAPIPETKFGLFRM; the protein is encoded by the coding sequence ATGACTGTTTTGCATTCCCAACTCAACCCACGCTCTGCCGATTTCACGGCCAACGTCGCTGCCATGCGCACCGTGGTGGATGACCTCAAGGCCCATCTCGAAAAAATCGCCGTCGGCGGTGGCGAGGCCGCACGCGCCAAACACACCGCACGCGGCAAGCTGCTGCCCCGCGACCGCGTGCAAATGTTGCTCGATCCAGGCACGCCATTCCTTGAGGTGGCCCCACTCGCCGCGCTCAACATGTACAACAACGACGCGCCGTGCGCAGGCTTGATCGCGGGCATTGGCCGCGTCAGCGGTGTGGACTGCATGATCGTCTGCAATGACGCCACGGTGAAGGGTGGCACCTACTACCCGCTCACAGTGAAGAAGCATTTGCGTGCGCAAGAAATTGCGCAGCAAAACAACTTGCCTTGCATTTACTTGGTCGACTCGGGCGGTGCCAACTTGCCCAACCAAGACGAGGTGTTCCCAGACCGTGACCACTTTGGCCGCATCTTTTTCAACCAAGCCAACATGAGCGCGCAAGGCATTGCGCAAATTGCGGTGGTCATGGGCAGCTGTACCGCAGGCGGCGCGTATGTGCCGGCCATGAGCGACGAAACCATCATCGTGAAAAACCAAGGCACCATCTTCTTGGGCGGCCCTCCTTTGGTGAAGGCCGCCACCGGTGAAGTGGTGACAGCCGAAGACCTGGGCGGTGGTGATGTGCACACGCGCCTCTCCGGCGTGGCCGACCACCTCGCGCAAAACGATGTGCATGCATTGGCGCTGGCGCGTCAGACAGTGAAAAACCTCAACGCTCAAAAGCAGCCCAACATTGCCACGCACGCGCCTGTGCAGCCGAAGTACGACGCGCAAGAGTTGTATGGCGTCATTCCCACCGACACACGCAAGCCGTTTGATGTGCGCGAAATCATTGCGCGCATCGTCGATGGCAGCGAGTTCGATGAATTCAAAGCCCGCTTTGGCACCACGCTGGTGTGCGGCTTTGCGCGCATCGAAGGCATGCCTGTGGGCATCATTGCCAACAACGGCATCTTGTTCAGCGAGTCTGCCTTGAAGGGCGCGCACTTCATTGAGCTGTGTTGCCAACGCAAAATCCCGCTGGTGTTTTTGCAAAACATCACCGGCTTCATGGTGGGCCGCAAATACGAAAACGAAGGCATTGCCCGCAACGGCGCCAAGATGGTCACGGCAGTGGCCACCGCCGCTGTGCCCAAATTCACCATCATCATTGGTGGCAGTTTTGGTGCGGGCAACTACGGCATGTGTGGCCGCGCGTACAGCCCCCGCTTTTTGTGGATGTGGCCGAATGCGCGCATCTCCGTCATGGGCGGCGAGCAAGCCGCCAGCGTGTTGGCCACCGTCAAGCGCGATGGCATTGAGGGCAAAGGCGGTCAGTGGAGCGCCGAAGAAGAGCAAGCCTTCAAAGACCCGATTCGCCAACAGTACGAAGAGCAAGGCCATCCTTATTTCGCCACCGCGCGTTTGTGGGACGACGGTGTGATTGACCCCGCTGACACACGCCGTGTCTTGGCTTTGGGATTGAGCGCTTCGTTGAACGCGCCCATTCCTGAAACCAAGTTTGGTTTGTTCCGCATGTGA
- a CDS encoding acyl-CoA dehydrogenase family protein: MLLTPDQTMIRDAVRDFAQQELWPNAAKWDKEHTFPHEVHKGLAALGAYGICVPEDLGGAGLDYSTLAIVLEEIAAGDGGTSTAISVTNCPVNAILMRYGNDAQKKQWLTELAQGNMLGAFCLTEPHVGSDASALRTTATKEGDEYVINGVKQFITSGKNGHVAIVIAVTDKGAGKKGMSAFIVPTSAPGYQVARLEDKLGQHSSDTAQINFDNCRIPAENLIGAEGEGYKIALSALEGGRIGIAAQSIGMARSAFEAALQYSKERVSFGTAIFNHQAVGFRLADCATQLEAARQLMYHAAALRDAGLPCLKEAAMAKLFASETAEKVCSVAIQTLGGYGVVNDFPVERIYRDVRVCQIYEGTSDVQKIIIQRALA; encoded by the coding sequence ATGTTGCTCACCCCAGATCAAACCATGATTCGCGATGCTGTGCGCGACTTTGCACAGCAAGAACTCTGGCCCAACGCCGCCAAATGGGACAAAGAACACACCTTTCCGCATGAGGTGCACAAAGGCTTGGCCGCCCTCGGCGCTTACGGCATTTGCGTGCCTGAAGACTTGGGCGGCGCTGGCTTGGACTATTCCACGCTCGCGATTGTTTTAGAAGAAATCGCCGCAGGCGATGGCGGCACCAGCACGGCGATTAGCGTGACCAACTGCCCTGTCAACGCCATCCTCATGCGCTACGGCAACGATGCCCAAAAGAAACAGTGGCTCACCGAATTGGCCCAAGGCAACATGCTCGGCGCGTTTTGCTTGACCGAACCACACGTGGGCTCTGACGCCTCTGCGCTGCGCACCACCGCCACCAAAGAAGGCGACGAATACGTCATCAACGGCGTGAAGCAATTCATCACCAGCGGTAAAAACGGCCATGTGGCCATCGTCATTGCCGTGACCGACAAAGGCGCAGGCAAAAAGGGCATGAGCGCCTTCATCGTGCCCACCAGCGCACCTGGCTACCAAGTGGCACGCCTCGAAGACAAGCTGGGCCAACATAGTAGCGACACCGCACAAATCAACTTTGACAACTGCCGCATCCCCGCTGAAAACCTGATTGGCGCAGAGGGTGAGGGCTACAAGATTGCGCTGTCTGCTTTGGAAGGCGGTCGCATCGGCATTGCTGCGCAAAGCATTGGCATGGCGCGCAGCGCGTTTGAAGCGGCCTTGCAGTACAGCAAAGAACGCGTGAGCTTTGGCACAGCCATCTTCAACCACCAAGCGGTGGGTTTTCGTTTGGCCGATTGCGCCACGCAACTCGAAGCTGCGCGCCAACTCATGTACCACGCCGCTGCGTTACGCGACGCTGGCTTGCCTTGTTTGAAAGAAGCTGCCATGGCCAAACTCTTTGCCAGTGAAACGGCCGAGAAGGTGTGCAGTGTGGCCATTCAAACCTTAGGCGGCTACGGCGTGGTGAATGACTTCCCCGTCGAGCGCATCTACCGCGACGTGCGCGTCTGCCAAATCTACGAAGGCACCAGCGACGTGCAAAAAATCATCATCCAACGCGCCTTGGCTTGA
- the can gene encoding carbonate dehydratase, translating into MPNSLKHLFDNNREWAARMEREQPGFFSRLSQQQLPKYLWIGCSDSRVPANQITGLDPGEVFVHRNVANVVVHSDLNALSVIQYAVDCLKVEHIMVVGHYGCGGVLAATRGTRIGLADNWLRHVQDVRLRHRQRLNHLPQPQLEDVMCEMNVIEQVGNVALSNVMQDAWSRGQKVSIHGWIYRVSDGLAHDLDVTMSRPGEVVDVFRRAFKKYPRGM; encoded by the coding sequence ATGCCTAACTCACTCAAACATCTGTTCGACAACAACCGGGAATGGGCGGCGCGCATGGAGCGCGAGCAACCTGGATTTTTCTCCCGCCTGTCCCAGCAGCAGCTGCCCAAATATTTGTGGATCGGTTGCTCAGACAGCCGTGTCCCAGCCAACCAAATTACAGGCCTTGATCCTGGCGAAGTATTTGTGCATCGCAACGTGGCAAATGTGGTGGTTCACTCAGACTTGAACGCCTTGTCTGTTATTCAATACGCCGTGGATTGCTTGAAAGTCGAACACATCATGGTCGTGGGGCACTACGGCTGCGGTGGTGTGTTGGCGGCCACGCGCGGCACGCGCATTGGATTGGCAGACAACTGGCTGCGTCATGTGCAAGACGTGCGTTTGCGCCATCGCCAGCGCTTGAACCATTTGCCACAACCGCAATTGGAAGACGTGATGTGCGAAATGAACGTGATCGAACAAGTGGGCAACGTGGCCTTGTCCAACGTCATGCAAGACGCGTGGAGCCGCGGGCAAAAGGTGTCGATTCATGGATGGATTTACCGCGTGTCTGATGGCTTGGCGCACGACTTGGATGTGACGATGAGCCGTCCGGGCGAAGTGGTCGATGTCTTTCGTCGCGCTTTCAAGAAATATCCACGCGGGATGTAA
- a CDS encoding HAD family phosphatase codes for MTFEAVLFDCDGVLVDSEAITCGALRDMLDENGWRLSLAECMAHFVGHTVRSRADLIERHTGKPLTDAFMDEFYRRRNLRLESDITAIDGIHDAVRHLHERCEGRIAVASGADRYKVEMMLQRVGLAQFFEGRIFSGHEMPRSKPFPDVYLAAAAHLQVDPARCLVVEDTPVGITAGVAAGATVWAYAPPLAPTDVLVQAGAKHVFAHMTDLRLPSLGSLA; via the coding sequence ATGACATTTGAAGCTGTTTTGTTCGATTGCGATGGCGTGCTGGTCGACAGCGAAGCCATCACCTGCGGTGCCTTGCGTGACATGCTGGATGAAAACGGCTGGCGCTTGAGCTTGGCCGAATGCATGGCGCACTTTGTGGGCCACACCGTGCGCAGCCGCGCTGACCTGATTGAACGTCACACAGGCAAGCCGCTGACCGACGCCTTCATGGACGAGTTCTATCGCCGCCGCAACCTTCGCCTAGAAAGCGACATCACTGCCATCGACGGCATTCACGATGCTGTGCGTCATCTGCATGAACGCTGCGAGGGCCGCATTGCGGTTGCTTCTGGTGCAGACCGTTACAAAGTTGAGATGATGTTGCAGCGCGTGGGCCTCGCTCAGTTTTTTGAAGGCCGCATTTTCAGTGGCCATGAAATGCCACGCAGCAAACCTTTCCCTGATGTGTACTTGGCTGCTGCAGCACACTTGCAAGTCGACCCTGCACGCTGCTTGGTGGTGGAAGACACACCCGTGGGCATCACGGCGGGTGTGGCTGCGGGCGCGACGGTGTGGGCGTATGCGCCGCCTCTTGCGCCCACTGACGTGCTCGTGCAAGCGGGCGCCAAGCATGTGTTTGCACACATGACCGACTTACGTTTGCCGTCATTGGGGAGCCTCGCCTGA
- a CDS encoding enoyl-CoA hydratase/isomerase family protein, with protein MSTPSNTALTIADHGAVRTLTLSRPDVRNAFNDEVIAELKNAFIDAGLAADVRCVVLAAEGPAFCAGADLNWMRRMADYTRDENLADAGQLAAMLRAIYECPKPTIARVQGDVFAGGVGLVAACDMAVSVDTATYCLSEVKLGLIPATISPYVIRAMGARASHRYFLTAERFSAAEAHRVGLVHEVVAADALDAKVAELTSALVSASPNAVRACKRLVQDVAERKIDDALVAHTVAGIADIRSSAEGKEGVQSFLQKRKPSWLL; from the coding sequence ATGTCCACACCTTCAAACACCGCACTGACCATCGCCGACCACGGCGCCGTGCGCACCCTCACCCTCAGCCGTCCCGATGTGCGCAATGCGTTCAACGACGAAGTGATTGCCGAGTTGAAAAATGCTTTCATCGACGCTGGCCTTGCCGCTGACGTGCGCTGCGTGGTACTGGCCGCAGAAGGCCCCGCGTTTTGCGCAGGTGCCGACCTGAACTGGATGCGCCGCATGGCCGACTACACGCGGGACGAAAACCTCGCTGACGCAGGCCAGCTTGCTGCCATGCTGCGTGCGATTTACGAATGCCCCAAGCCAACCATCGCCCGCGTGCAAGGCGATGTGTTTGCCGGTGGCGTGGGCTTGGTCGCTGCGTGCGACATGGCGGTGAGTGTGGACACGGCCACCTACTGCTTGAGCGAGGTGAAGCTGGGTCTCATTCCCGCCACCATCAGCCCCTATGTGATTCGTGCCATGGGCGCGCGTGCTTCGCACCGCTACTTTTTAACGGCCGAGCGTTTCAGCGCGGCAGAGGCGCATCGTGTGGGCCTCGTTCACGAGGTGGTGGCCGCGGATGCGCTGGATGCCAAAGTGGCCGAGTTGACCAGCGCCTTGGTCAGTGCCAGCCCCAATGCTGTGCGTGCCTGTAAACGCTTGGTGCAAGACGTGGCTGAGCGCAAGATTGACGACGCCTTGGTGGCGCACACCGTGGCAGGCATTGCCGACATTCGTTCAAGCGCAGAAGGCAAAGAGGGCGTGCAGTCTTTTTTGCAAAAGCGCAAGCCTTCGTGGTTGCTGTGA
- a CDS encoding acetyl/propionyl/methylcrotonyl-CoA carboxylase subunit alpha yields MFKKILIANRGEIACRVAATARRMGIKTVAVYSDADAQAKHVQVCDEAVHIGGSAPKDSYLRWERILQAAKDTGAQAVHPGYGFLSENEDFAKACAAAGLVFIGPPASAILAMGLKAESKQLMEKAGVPLVPGYHAADQDPALLQREADRIGYPALIKASAGGGGKGMRVVNSSAEFADALASCKREAINSFGDDAVLIEKYVQRPRHIEIQVFGDTHGNCVYLFERDCSVQRRHQKVLEEAPAPGMTEALRKQMGEAAVAAAKAVNYVGAGTVEFIVEQTAYDKPESMKFFFMEMNTRLQVEHPVTEAITGLDLVEWQLRVASGEPLPLQQSDLRIHGHAIEARICAENPDNNFLPATGTLAVYRKPTCSSFEIPNTSDTGIAVRIDDGVREGDSISPFYDSMVAKLIVHGDTREQALARLDEALSQTRIVGLTTNVQFLRHIIRTDSFATAKLDTALIQREEKALFAQEPLGLALTAASVVANTLHREQALKGNDPFSSRDGWRAFGVATRNFGFVFHGASYDAVLTYVHDGSLQLSVADADGDVSDTLTYREDGDALHISFAGQHARVQVFHEAQGHEDVAHVFAPQGATRITVVDALAHAGEVQEAGGRLTAPMPGKVVSFAVAAGDKVKAGQPLAVMEAMKMEHTIAAPADGEVLELLYAPGDQVAEGEELLKLKV; encoded by the coding sequence ATGTTTAAGAAAATTCTGATTGCCAACCGTGGCGAAATCGCTTGCCGAGTTGCGGCCACCGCTCGCCGCATGGGTATCAAAACCGTGGCCGTGTATTCGGATGCTGACGCACAAGCCAAGCACGTGCAGGTCTGCGACGAGGCCGTTCACATCGGTGGCAGCGCCCCCAAAGACAGCTACTTGCGCTGGGAGCGCATCTTGCAAGCCGCCAAAGACACAGGCGCGCAAGCGGTGCATCCAGGCTACGGCTTTTTGAGTGAGAACGAAGACTTTGCCAAAGCGTGCGCAGCAGCAGGCCTCGTGTTCATTGGTCCACCCGCCTCAGCGATTTTGGCGATGGGCTTGAAAGCTGAATCTAAACAGCTCATGGAAAAAGCAGGCGTGCCTTTGGTGCCCGGCTACCACGCCGCTGACCAAGACCCTGCGTTGCTGCAACGCGAGGCCGACCGCATTGGCTACCCCGCGCTCATCAAAGCCAGCGCAGGCGGTGGTGGAAAAGGCATGCGCGTGGTCAACAGCAGCGCCGAGTTTGCCGATGCATTGGCCAGCTGCAAACGCGAAGCCATCAACAGCTTTGGCGACGACGCGGTGTTGATTGAAAAATACGTGCAACGCCCACGCCACATTGAAATTCAAGTGTTTGGCGACACGCACGGCAACTGTGTGTATTTGTTTGAGCGCGATTGCTCGGTGCAACGTCGCCACCAAAAAGTGTTGGAAGAAGCCCCTGCACCCGGCATGACCGAAGCCTTGCGCAAGCAAATGGGCGAAGCCGCTGTGGCCGCCGCCAAAGCGGTGAACTATGTGGGCGCGGGTACGGTGGAGTTCATCGTCGAGCAAACGGCGTATGACAAGCCCGAGTCCATGAAGTTTTTCTTCATGGAAATGAACACACGTTTGCAGGTGGAACACCCCGTGACTGAAGCCATCACCGGCCTCGACTTGGTGGAGTGGCAACTGCGCGTGGCCAGCGGCGAGCCGCTGCCTTTGCAGCAAAGCGATTTGCGCATCCACGGCCATGCCATTGAAGCGCGCATTTGTGCCGAGAACCCAGACAACAATTTCTTGCCTGCCACCGGCACTTTGGCGGTGTACCGCAAGCCCACCTGCAGCAGCTTTGAAATCCCGAACACGAGCGACACAGGCATTGCGGTCCGCATCGACGACGGCGTGCGCGAAGGCGACAGCATCAGCCCGTTTTACGACTCGATGGTGGCCAAGCTCATCGTGCACGGCGACACGCGTGAGCAAGCACTGGCGCGTTTGGACGAAGCGCTGTCGCAAACCCGCATCGTCGGTTTGACCACCAACGTGCAGTTCTTGCGCCACATCATTCGCACCGATTCGTTCGCCACGGCCAAGCTCGACACGGCCTTGATTCAGCGCGAAGAAAAAGCCTTGTTTGCGCAAGAGCCCTTAGGCCTCGCGCTCACTGCGGCATCGGTGGTGGCCAACACGCTGCACCGTGAACAGGCCTTGAAGGGCAACGATCCTTTCAGCAGTCGCGATGGCTGGCGCGCTTTTGGTGTCGCCACGCGCAACTTTGGTTTTGTGTTCCATGGCGCGTCTTACGACGCCGTGCTGACCTACGTCCATGACGGCAGCTTGCAATTGAGCGTGGCCGATGCAGACGGTGATGTGTCTGACACCTTGACTTACCGCGAAGACGGCGATGCCTTGCACATCAGCTTTGCGGGTCAACACGCCCGCGTGCAAGTCTTCCACGAAGCACAAGGCCATGAAGACGTGGCTCATGTGTTTGCGCCACAAGGCGCCACGCGCATCACCGTGGTCGATGCCTTGGCCCACGCCGGCGAAGTGCAAGAGGCGGGTGGTCGTTTGACTGCGCCCATGCCTGG
- a CDS encoding AraC family transcriptional regulator has product MVSPNSAPEQTPALGRAETPIAFIQAIATAYAQRDLRVDDALKKAQIEPKLLKKNNTRVTAMQMELMSGIAMQELDDEGLGWFSRRLPWGSYGMLVRASLTSPTLGLALGRWCRHHGLLTDDIRLSLTERNGVATLQLDETRDLGVFREFCVVSVLRNALGVACWLTDSRIPLTATHLRFAPPAHADSYRVLFDGPTHFHAAANSLQFDAGYLALPVRRDEAALQQMLERALLLTVRPYRRDRLLVEKVRQALAQHPEHSRNADDLAAWLNMSARTLHRQLQEEGASLQQLKDSVREQRARTLLLRTRKPLKQIANEVGFSNEKSFIRAFKTWTGQAPEAFRHKA; this is encoded by the coding sequence ATGGTTAGTCCTAATTCTGCCCCCGAACAAACGCCCGCGCTGGGTCGTGCCGAGACGCCGATCGCCTTCATTCAAGCGATTGCGACGGCCTACGCGCAGCGCGACTTGCGCGTGGACGACGCCCTGAAAAAGGCACAAATCGAGCCAAAACTCTTAAAGAAAAACAACACCCGCGTCACCGCCATGCAGATGGAGTTGATGTCGGGCATTGCCATGCAAGAGCTGGACGACGAGGGCCTAGGCTGGTTCAGCCGCCGCCTGCCTTGGGGCAGCTACGGCATGTTGGTGCGCGCCTCACTCACCTCACCCACACTGGGTTTGGCGCTGGGGCGTTGGTGCCGGCACCACGGTTTGTTGACCGACGACATTCGGCTGAGCTTGACCGAACGCAACGGCGTGGCCACCTTACAACTGGATGAGACGCGCGACTTGGGTGTGTTCCGTGAGTTTTGCGTGGTGTCGGTGTTGCGCAATGCGCTGGGGGTGGCGTGTTGGCTGACCGATTCACGCATCCCGCTCACCGCCACGCACCTGCGCTTTGCGCCGCCCGCACACGCCGACAGCTACCGTGTGTTGTTTGATGGCCCCACGCACTTCCATGCGGCGGCCAACTCTTTGCAGTTTGATGCGGGCTACTTGGCACTGCCCGTGCGCCGCGACGAAGCCGCTCTGCAACAGATGCTGGAACGCGCCTTGCTGCTGACCGTGCGTCCCTATCGACGTGACCGGTTGTTGGTGGAGAAAGTCCGCCAAGCCTTGGCCCAGCACCCCGAACACAGCCGCAATGCGGATGACTTGGCGGCGTGGCTGAACATGTCGGCCCGCACCCTGCACCGGCAACTGCAAGAAGAAGGCGCGAGCTTGCAACAACTCAAAGACAGTGTGCGTGAACAACGCGCACGCACACTGCTGCTGCGCACCCGCAAGCCGCTCAAGCAAATTGCCAACGAGGTGGGGTTCTCGAATGAAAAGAGCTTCATTCGTGCATTCAAAACGTGGACAGGGCAAGCGCCTGAAGCGTTCCGACACAAGGCCTAA
- a CDS encoding YchJ family metal-binding protein: MRASAACPCGRIDTKKRPATYADCCSRFVDHFDTAPAPDAEHLMRSRYSAFVHEQANYLLTTWHSSTRPALLDFDTGAKWLGLEVREHTVAGADTAEVEFVARYRVAGQAVRLHERSRFVREDGRWFYVDGDQRG, encoded by the coding sequence ATGCGTGCCAGCGCTGCCTGCCCGTGCGGGCGCATCGACACCAAGAAACGTCCAGCGACATACGCCGATTGCTGCAGTCGTTTCGTTGACCACTTCGACACCGCACCTGCGCCCGACGCAGAGCACCTCATGCGTTCACGTTACAGCGCGTTTGTGCACGAACAAGCCAACTACTTGCTCACCACGTGGCACAGCAGCACACGTCCTGCATTGCTCGACTTCGATACAGGCGCCAAGTGGTTAGGCCTGGAGGTGCGCGAGCACACAGTCGCAGGGGCTGACACAGCCGAGGTGGAGTTTGTGGCGCGTTACCGTGTGGCCGGCCAAGCCGTGCGCCTGCACGAGCGCAGCCGCTTTGTGCGCGAAGACGGCCGCTGGTTTTATGTCGATGGTGATCAGCGCGGATAA